A part of Streptomyces sp. NBC_01210 genomic DNA contains:
- a CDS encoding alpha,alpha-trehalose-phosphate synthase (UDP-forming), with product MVSEHPAAQVLVASNRGPVSYTLREDGSLDAKRGGGGLVSGLSAIGSEADALWVCAALGDGDREAVRRRVGETGVLMLDIDPAVHSDAYNGIANSVLWFVHHLLYQTPVEPVFDDEFRRQWASYETYNRAFADALAAQAAPGAAVLVQDYHLALVPGMLRERRPDLRIGHFSHTPWAPVDYFRMLPDDIAEQLLRGLLGADRTCFLTRRWADAFAACCTELLGADSLEGTRIGVHGLGADADFLRERAHRPDVAERLVVLREEIGGTPSAPRKTIVRVDRTELSKNIVRGLLAYRQLLESRPEWRERVVHVAFAYPSRQDLAVYRDYTAAVQRLADEINSGYGTPTWTPVVLHVKDDFARSLAAYRLADVALVNPIRDGMNLVAKEIPVVSDNGCALVLSREAGAYEELGEDAVVVNPYDVTRTAEALHEALTMPDNERAGRTKRLAAAATALPPQKWFLDQLQALREI from the coding sequence ATGGTTTCCGAGCACCCTGCTGCCCAGGTCCTCGTCGCGTCGAACCGCGGCCCGGTCTCGTACACGCTGCGCGAGGACGGCTCGCTCGACGCCAAGCGTGGCGGCGGCGGGCTGGTCTCCGGTCTCTCCGCCATCGGCTCCGAGGCGGACGCCCTGTGGGTGTGCGCCGCGCTGGGCGACGGCGACCGTGAGGCGGTACGGCGCAGGGTCGGCGAGACCGGGGTGCTGATGCTCGACATCGACCCGGCCGTCCACTCCGACGCGTACAACGGCATCGCGAACTCCGTGCTCTGGTTCGTCCACCATCTGCTGTACCAGACGCCGGTGGAGCCGGTCTTCGACGATGAGTTCCGCCGCCAGTGGGCCTCGTACGAGACCTACAACCGGGCCTTCGCGGACGCGCTCGCCGCGCAGGCGGCTCCCGGTGCGGCGGTCCTGGTGCAGGACTACCACCTGGCGCTGGTGCCTGGCATGCTCCGCGAGCGGCGCCCGGATCTGCGGATCGGGCACTTCTCGCACACGCCGTGGGCGCCCGTCGACTACTTCCGGATGCTGCCCGACGACATCGCCGAGCAGCTGCTGCGCGGCCTGCTCGGCGCGGACCGGACCTGTTTTCTGACCCGGCGGTGGGCGGACGCGTTCGCGGCGTGCTGTACGGAGCTGCTGGGCGCGGACTCCCTGGAGGGCACCCGGATCGGGGTGCACGGGCTCGGCGCGGACGCGGACTTCCTGCGGGAGCGCGCGCACCGGCCGGATGTGGCGGAGCGGCTGGTGGTGCTGCGCGAAGAGATCGGCGGCACCCCGTCGGCGCCCCGGAAGACGATCGTCCGGGTGGACCGCACCGAGCTGTCCAAGAACATCGTGCGCGGCCTGCTCGCCTACCGGCAGCTGCTGGAGTCCCGTCCCGAGTGGCGGGAGCGGGTCGTCCATGTCGCCTTCGCCTACCCATCCCGGCAGGACCTGGCGGTGTACCGCGACTACACGGCGGCGGTCCAGCGCCTCGCCGACGAGATCAACTCCGGCTACGGGACACCGACGTGGACCCCCGTCGTCCTCCATGTGAAGGACGACTTCGCCCGCTCCCTGGCCGCGTACCGGCTGGCCGATGTGGCCCTGGTCAACCCGATCCGTGACGGCATGAACCTCGTCGCCAAGGAGATCCCGGTCGTCTCGGACAACGGCTGCGCGCTGGTGCTGTCGCGGGAGGCAGGGGCGTACGAGGAATTGGGCGAGGACGCGGTGGTGGTGAACCCGTACGACGTGACCCGCACCGCCGAAGCGCTCCACGAGGCGCTGACGATGCCGGACAACGAACGGGCCGGGCGCACCAAGCGGCTGGCGGCGGCGGCGACCGCGCTGCCGCCGCAGAAGTGGTTCCTGGACCAGCTACAGGCGCTGCGCGAGATCTGA
- the otsB gene encoding trehalose-phosphatase — MGSTPHAHPLPTPSTPAGREGLAAILARPEKTVVGLDFDGTLAEIVPDPDQARAHPGAVPALAALAPRVLSVAVITGRPAGVAVRYGGFAGVPGLDHLVVLGHYGAERWDAVSGTVHTPAPHPGVAAVRAELPGFLDRIGAWQGIWIEEKGQAVAVHTRRASDPQAAFEALREPLTELAARHGLIVEPGRMVLELRPPGMDKGVALEEYVREVKAGSVLYAGDDLGDLPAFAAVEKLRADGVPGLLVCSGSEEVPELAERADLLLPGPAAVVGFLSDLAQRL, encoded by the coding sequence ATGGGCAGCACTCCGCATGCGCACCCCTTGCCGACACCGTCGACGCCCGCCGGCCGGGAAGGTCTGGCCGCGATCCTCGCCAGGCCCGAGAAAACCGTCGTCGGACTCGACTTCGACGGCACCCTCGCCGAGATCGTGCCCGACCCCGACCAGGCCCGCGCCCACCCGGGCGCGGTCCCCGCGCTCGCCGCGCTCGCCCCGCGGGTCCTGTCCGTCGCCGTGATCACCGGCCGCCCCGCCGGTGTCGCCGTGCGGTACGGCGGCTTCGCCGGAGTGCCGGGCCTCGACCATCTCGTCGTCCTCGGCCACTACGGCGCCGAGCGCTGGGACGCCGTCTCCGGCACCGTGCATACGCCTGCCCCGCACCCCGGCGTCGCGGCCGTCCGCGCCGAACTCCCCGGATTCCTGGACCGCATCGGCGCCTGGCAGGGCATCTGGATCGAGGAGAAGGGTCAGGCGGTCGCCGTCCACACCCGCCGTGCGTCCGACCCGCAGGCGGCCTTCGAGGCCCTGCGTGAACCGCTCACCGAACTCGCCGCACGCCACGGCCTGATCGTGGAGCCGGGCCGTATGGTCCTGGAGCTACGCCCGCCCGGCATGGACAAGGGCGTGGCGCTCGAGGAGTACGTACGCGAGGTGAAGGCCGGTTCCGTGCTCTACGCCGGCGACGACCTCGGCGATCTGCCCGCCTTCGCCGCGGTGGAGAAGCTCCGCGCGGACGGCGTCCCCGGTCTGCTGGTGTGCAGCGGGAGCGAGGAGGTCCCCGAGCTCGCGGAGCGGGCCGATCTGCTGCTGCCGGGCCCGGCGGCGGTGGTCGGGTTTCTGTCAGATCTCGCGCAGCGCCTGTAG
- a CDS encoding DUF3263 domain-containing protein has protein sequence MTHDEALSERDRAVLAMEHHSWPGPGAKERAIREQLGISPVRYYQLLNALLDDERALAHDPVTVNRLRRVRDARRSRR, from the coding sequence ATGACCCACGACGAGGCGCTCTCCGAGCGGGACCGTGCCGTACTGGCCATGGAGCACCACTCCTGGCCGGGACCCGGCGCAAAGGAGCGGGCCATCCGCGAGCAGCTCGGTATCTCCCCGGTCCGCTACTACCAGCTCCTCAACGCCCTTCTCGACGACGAGCGCGCCCTGGCCCACGACCCCGTGACCGTCAACCGGCTGCGTCGTGTCAGAGACGCCCGGCGAAGTCGCCGATAG
- a CDS encoding ABC transporter substrate-binding protein, with translation MQQRFLGLTAAVAALGMTMTLSGCGSSSASGDVTLKLVAADYDVAGGQSSKKYWADLAAAFESKNPGIKIDVQIESWNDVDRKVAGMVKAGKAPDIAQIGAYADYAAADKLYSADQLLSVPVQSNFLAPLVDAGEQRHVQYGLPFVASTRLLFFNKKLFKAAGIKEDPKTWDDLKDDAVRLKANTDAKYPFALPLGPEEAQAETMMWLLSGGDGYIDPVGKYAIDSAQNISTFTWLKENLVEKKLTGPVAPSKLNRKEAFAAFTRGEVGMLNGHPSLMQAAEKAGVQVGQVALPGRNGKANSAMGVADWIMGFKQNGHRVEVGKFLDFVFSDKNVLDFAGQNALLPATVTASEAMEKDPEHLELRKFLHELPTSVLPPVGKTSWASVSENIKGNIGKAVEPGGDPATVLGRIGRAATAAENAE, from the coding sequence GTGCAGCAGCGCTTCTTGGGTCTGACCGCGGCAGTCGCCGCACTGGGTATGACGATGACGCTCTCGGGCTGTGGCAGCTCCAGCGCTTCCGGAGATGTGACGCTCAAGCTGGTCGCGGCCGACTACGACGTGGCCGGCGGCCAGAGCAGCAAGAAGTACTGGGCGGATCTCGCCGCCGCGTTCGAGTCCAAGAACCCCGGCATCAAGATCGACGTCCAGATCGAGTCCTGGAACGACGTCGACCGCAAGGTCGCCGGGATGGTCAAGGCGGGCAAGGCCCCTGACATTGCGCAGATCGGGGCGTACGCCGACTACGCCGCGGCCGACAAGCTCTACAGCGCCGACCAACTGCTCTCCGTACCGGTGCAGTCCAACTTCCTCGCCCCGCTCGTCGACGCCGGCGAACAGCGGCATGTCCAGTACGGTCTGCCGTTCGTCGCCTCCACCCGGCTCCTCTTCTTCAACAAGAAGCTCTTCAAAGCGGCCGGCATCAAGGAGGACCCGAAGACCTGGGACGACCTGAAGGACGACGCGGTCAGGCTGAAGGCCAACACGGACGCGAAGTACCCCTTCGCGCTGCCGCTCGGTCCGGAAGAGGCCCAGGCCGAGACCATGATGTGGCTGCTCAGCGGTGGCGACGGCTATATCGACCCGGTCGGCAAGTACGCGATCGACTCCGCGCAGAACATCAGCACCTTCACCTGGCTGAAGGAGAACCTGGTCGAGAAGAAGCTCACCGGCCCGGTCGCGCCCTCCAAGCTGAACCGCAAGGAGGCGTTCGCCGCCTTCACCCGCGGTGAGGTCGGCATGCTCAACGGCCACCCCTCGCTGATGCAGGCCGCAGAGAAGGCGGGCGTCCAGGTCGGCCAGGTGGCGCTGCCCGGCAGGAACGGCAAGGCCAACTCGGCGATGGGCGTCGCCGACTGGATCATGGGCTTCAAGCAGAACGGCCACCGGGTCGAGGTCGGCAAGTTCCTGGACTTCGTCTTCAGCGACAAGAACGTCCTCGACTTCGCCGGCCAGAACGCCCTGCTGCCGGCGACGGTCACCGCGTCCGAGGCGATGGAGAAGGACCCGGAGCACCTGGAGCTGAGGAAGTTCCTCCACGAGCTCCCCACCTCGGTGCTTCCGCCGGTCGGCAAGACGTCGTGGGCCTCGGTCAGCGAGAACATCAAGGGGAACATAGGCAAGGCCGTCGAGCCGGGCGGCGACCCGGCGACCGTCCTCGGCCGGATCGGCCGGGCGGCCACCGCTGCGGAGAACGCCGAGTAG
- a CDS encoding SIS domain-containing protein, producing the protein MSRTAAEIATQPACWRRAAEAAAAFEGLPAPGERVAVTGCGTSWFMAIAYAALREAAGQGETDAFASSEFPAGRSYDRVVAITRSGTTTEVLDLLRELKGSVPTLALTADPKTPVMEAADAVAVLDWADEESVVQTRFATTALAFLRAGLGDIPGLKSVADAAVDAELAITEPLADAVVGAEQWTFLGRGWTYGLALEAGLKMREAAGAWTESYPAMEYRHGPISITGPGRVAWIFGALPEGLSVDVARVGGTLVARQETDPLADLIRAQRLAVTLAESKGYDPDRPQNLTRSVILG; encoded by the coding sequence ATGTCCCGTACCGCAGCAGAGATTGCCACCCAGCCCGCCTGCTGGCGACGAGCGGCCGAGGCCGCCGCCGCCTTCGAGGGACTTCCGGCGCCGGGCGAGCGCGTCGCCGTCACCGGGTGCGGGACGTCCTGGTTCATGGCGATCGCGTACGCCGCGCTGCGGGAGGCGGCGGGACAGGGCGAGACGGACGCCTTCGCCTCCTCCGAGTTCCCGGCCGGCCGGTCCTACGACCGTGTCGTCGCGATCACCCGCTCCGGCACCACGACCGAGGTGCTCGACCTGCTGCGCGAACTGAAGGGCTCGGTGCCGACGCTGGCTCTGACCGCGGACCCGAAGACGCCCGTGATGGAGGCGGCGGACGCGGTGGCGGTGCTGGACTGGGCGGACGAGGAGTCGGTCGTCCAGACCCGGTTCGCCACGACCGCGCTGGCGTTCCTGCGGGCGGGGCTCGGCGACATCCCGGGTCTGAAGTCGGTCGCCGACGCGGCCGTCGACGCGGAGCTCGCGATCACGGAGCCGCTCGCGGACGCGGTGGTCGGCGCGGAGCAGTGGACGTTCCTGGGCCGCGGCTGGACGTACGGGCTGGCGCTCGAGGCGGGTCTGAAGATGCGCGAGGCGGCGGGTGCGTGGACGGAGTCGTACCCGGCGATGGAGTACCGCCACGGTCCGATCTCGATCACCGGTCCCGGCCGGGTGGCGTGGATCTTCGGCGCGCTGCCGGAGGGCCTGTCGGTGGACGTGGCCCGGGTGGGCGGCACGCTGGTGGCCCGTCAGGAGACGGACCCGCTGGCGGACCTGATCCGTGCGCAGCGTCTCGCGGTGACGCTGGCCGAGTCGAAGGGCTACGACCCGGACCGCCCGCAGAACCTGACCCGCAGCGTGATTCTGGGCTGA
- a CDS encoding ROK family protein has protein sequence MRHVIALDVGGTGMKAALVGVDGTLLYEARRATGRERGPDAVVEAILGFAEELRAYGAEHLGESSLAAGVAVPGIVDADRGIAVYAANLGWRDVPMRALLAERLGGVPVALGHDVRTGGLAEGRIGAGKGADRFLFVPLGTGIAGAIGIAGSIEAGAHGYAGEIGHIVVRPDGPDCGCGQRGCLETLASAAAVTRAWAAASGDPDADAADCAKAVESGDERAARVWQDAVDALAAGLVTALTLLDPRTLIIGGGLAEAGETLFTPLRAAVEERVTFQKLPAIVPAALGDTAGCLGAGLLAWDLLATDSEVTA, from the coding sequence GTGAGACACGTCATCGCCCTCGATGTGGGCGGCACCGGGATGAAAGCCGCCCTGGTCGGGGTGGACGGGACGCTGCTGTACGAGGCCCGCCGCGCGACCGGGCGCGAACGCGGGCCCGACGCCGTCGTCGAGGCCATCCTCGGCTTCGCCGAGGAGCTACGCGCGTACGGCGCCGAGCACCTCGGCGAAAGCTCCCTCGCCGCCGGCGTCGCCGTACCCGGCATCGTCGACGCCGACCGCGGCATCGCCGTCTATGCCGCCAACCTCGGCTGGCGCGACGTCCCCATGCGCGCCCTGCTCGCCGAACGCCTCGGCGGCGTACCGGTCGCGCTCGGCCACGACGTCAGGACCGGCGGCCTCGCCGAGGGCCGGATCGGGGCCGGCAAGGGCGCCGACCGGTTCCTGTTCGTGCCGCTCGGCACCGGGATCGCCGGCGCCATCGGCATCGCGGGATCCATCGAGGCCGGCGCCCATGGATACGCGGGCGAGATCGGCCATATCGTCGTACGCCCCGACGGCCCCGACTGCGGCTGCGGCCAGCGCGGCTGCCTCGAGACGCTGGCCTCTGCCGCCGCCGTGACCAGGGCCTGGGCCGCCGCGTCCGGCGACCCGGACGCGGACGCCGCCGACTGCGCGAAGGCCGTCGAGTCCGGCGACGAACGGGCCGCCCGGGTCTGGCAGGACGCCGTCGACGCGCTCGCCGCCGGCCTGGTCACCGCGCTCACCCTGCTGGACCCCCGCACGCTGATCATCGGTGGCGGTCTCGCCGAGGCGGGAGAAACCTTGTTCACACCACTGCGGGCCGCGGTCGAGGAGCGCGTCACGTTCCAGAAGCTGCCCGCCATCGTCCCGGCTGCCCTCGGGGACACCGCCGGTTGCCTGGGCGCGGGGCTGCTCGCCTGGGATCTGCTCGCCACCGACTCGGAGGTAACCGCCTAA
- the nagA gene encoding N-acetylglucosamine-6-phosphate deacetylase, with the protein MAASAESTVLAGARVVLPTGIVENGRLVVAGTKIAGAAPADAPARDLSGHWVVPGFVDIHNHGGGGASFTSGSAEDVLKGVRTHREHGTTTLVASTVTGEMDFLAQRAGFLSELVEQGDLAGIHFEGPFISPCRKGAHSEALLRDPDPAEVRKLIDAARGTAKMVTLATELPGGIDSVRLLAEHGVIAAIGHTDATYEQTVDAIDAGARVATHLFNAMPALGHRAPGPIAALLEDERITVELINDGTHLHPAALELAFHRAGADRVAFITDAMDAAGFGDGRYQLGPLAVDVKDGVARLVEGGSIAGSTLTLDTAFKRAATIDKLPVEDIVRAISANPAKLLGAYDTVGSLEPGKDADLVVLDAEFTLKGVMRKGEWLIEPQVG; encoded by the coding sequence ATGGCCGCAAGCGCCGAAAGCACAGTTCTCGCGGGCGCCCGGGTGGTGCTGCCGACCGGGATCGTCGAGAACGGACGGCTCGTCGTCGCCGGCACGAAGATCGCCGGCGCCGCGCCGGCGGACGCGCCCGCCCGCGATCTGTCCGGCCACTGGGTCGTCCCCGGCTTCGTCGACATCCACAACCACGGCGGCGGCGGCGCCTCGTTCACCTCCGGCAGCGCCGAGGACGTTCTGAAGGGCGTACGCACCCACCGCGAGCACGGCACGACCACGCTCGTCGCCTCCACCGTCACCGGCGAGATGGACTTCCTCGCCCAACGGGCCGGCTTCCTCTCCGAACTCGTCGAACAGGGCGACCTGGCCGGTATCCACTTCGAGGGCCCGTTCATCTCGCCGTGCCGCAAGGGCGCGCACAGCGAGGCGCTGCTGCGCGACCCCGACCCTGCCGAGGTGCGCAAGCTGATCGACGCCGCGCGCGGTACGGCGAAGATGGTCACCCTCGCCACCGAACTGCCCGGCGGCATCGACTCCGTACGCCTGCTCGCCGAGCACGGCGTGATCGCCGCGATCGGGCACACGGACGCGACGTACGAGCAGACCGTCGATGCCATCGACGCGGGCGCGAGGGTGGCGACCCACCTCTTCAACGCCATGCCCGCACTCGGGCACCGAGCGCCGGGACCGATCGCCGCGCTCCTCGAGGACGAGCGGATCACCGTCGAGCTGATCAACGACGGCACGCATCTGCACCCCGCCGCCCTGGAACTCGCCTTCCACCGCGCGGGCGCGGACCGGGTCGCGTTCATCACGGACGCCATGGACGCGGCGGGCTTCGGCGACGGCCGCTACCAGCTCGGCCCGCTCGCCGTCGACGTCAAGGACGGCGTCGCCCGGCTGGTGGAGGGCGGCTCGATCGCCGGCTCCACACTCACCCTGGACACCGCCTTCAAACGCGCGGCCACGATCGACAAGCTGCCGGTGGAGGACATCGTCCGGGCCATCTCGGCCAATCCGGCGAAGCTGCTCGGCGCATACGACACGGTCGGCTCACTGGAGCCGGGCAAGGACGCCGACCTGGTGGTCCTCGACGCGGAGTTCACGCTCAAGGGGGTCATGCGCAAGGGCGAATGGCTGATTGAGCCCCAAGTTGGGTGA
- a CDS encoding 1-phosphofructokinase family hexose kinase — translation MILTVTLNTALDITYRVGALVPHASHRVSEVRERPGGKGLNVARVLAALGHETVVTGFAGGSTGAVLRDLLAPLAPHDALVPTAGTTRRTIAVVDNTSGDTTQLNEPGPTVTAEEWAMFLSSYASLLRDAEAVALCGSLPPGIHVGAYAELVRRARSADVPVLLDTSGEPLRRGIAARPDLVKPNADELAQLTGSRDPLRATRDARRRGAHTVVASLGADGVLAATPDGVWQAIPPTSVKGNPTGAGDSAVAGLLSGLVERLPWPDRLSRAVALSAATVLAPTAGEYDAGAYEDLLPRIAVTERAAAA, via the coding sequence GTGATCCTGACGGTCACGCTCAACACCGCTCTCGACATCACCTACAGGGTCGGCGCGCTGGTCCCGCACGCCAGCCACCGCGTCAGCGAGGTCCGCGAACGCCCCGGCGGCAAGGGCCTCAACGTCGCCCGCGTGCTCGCCGCACTGGGACACGAGACAGTGGTCACGGGCTTCGCGGGCGGCTCCACCGGAGCCGTACTGCGCGATCTGCTGGCCCCTCTCGCACCGCATGACGCGCTCGTCCCGACCGCCGGAACCACGCGCCGCACCATCGCCGTCGTGGACAACACCAGCGGCGACACGACCCAGCTGAACGAGCCGGGCCCGACGGTGACCGCCGAGGAGTGGGCCATGTTCCTCTCTTCGTACGCCTCCCTCCTGCGGGACGCCGAAGCCGTCGCCCTGTGCGGCAGCCTGCCGCCCGGCATCCATGTCGGCGCATACGCCGAACTGGTCCGCCGCGCCCGCAGCGCGGACGTCCCCGTACTCCTCGACACCAGCGGCGAGCCACTGCGCCGCGGCATCGCCGCCCGTCCCGACCTCGTCAAACCCAACGCGGACGAGCTCGCGCAGCTCACCGGCTCCCGCGATCCACTGCGCGCCACCCGCGACGCCCGTCGCCGCGGCGCGCACACGGTGGTCGCCTCGCTCGGCGCGGACGGCGTGCTGGCGGCCACCCCTGACGGCGTCTGGCAGGCGATACCGCCGACCTCCGTGAAGGGCAACCCAACGGGAGCGGGCGACTCGGCGGTGGCCGGACTGCTCTCCGGGCTCGTGGAACGGCTCCCGTGGCCGGACCGGCTGTCCCGGGCCGTGGCCCTGTCGGCGGCGACCGTACTGGCCCCGACGGCGGGCGAGTACGACGCCGGGGCCTACGAGGATCTGCTGCCGCGCATAGCGGTGACCGAGCGCGCGGCCGCGGCGTGA
- a CDS encoding class II fructose-bisphosphate aldolase, with protein sequence MPLVTTGELVAAAAADGRGIAAFNVITLEHAEAIAAGAEQAGTPAILQISENAVKFHGGRLSAIAAAAASVAHASTTPLALHLDHVVSVDLLRSADDEGFSSVMFDASKLPYDENVRATADAVRWGHERGIWIEAELGKVGGKEGEAPLDAHAPGVRTDPVEAAAYVAATGVDALAVAVGSSHAMTERTAALDHALIGRLRDAVPVPLVLHGSSGVPDAEIRAAVTSGMTKINVGTALNTAFTGAVRAFLETNPQAVDPRKYLVPAREAMTGTVAGFLGLL encoded by the coding sequence ATGCCACTCGTCACCACCGGTGAACTCGTCGCGGCCGCCGCCGCCGACGGCCGCGGCATCGCCGCCTTCAACGTCATCACCCTGGAGCACGCCGAGGCGATCGCCGCCGGCGCCGAGCAGGCCGGCACACCCGCGATCCTGCAGATCTCCGAGAACGCCGTGAAGTTCCACGGCGGCCGGCTCTCCGCGATCGCCGCCGCCGCGGCCTCCGTGGCCCACGCGTCCACCACGCCGCTCGCCCTCCACCTGGACCATGTCGTCTCGGTGGACCTGCTGCGGTCGGCGGACGACGAGGGCTTCAGCTCGGTGATGTTCGACGCCTCGAAGCTGCCCTACGACGAGAACGTCAGGGCCACGGCGGACGCGGTGCGCTGGGGCCACGAGCGCGGCATCTGGATCGAGGCGGAACTGGGCAAGGTCGGCGGCAAGGAGGGTGAGGCCCCGCTCGACGCCCACGCCCCGGGCGTCCGCACGGATCCGGTCGAGGCGGCGGCCTACGTGGCCGCCACGGGCGTGGACGCGCTGGCGGTGGCGGTCGGCTCCTCGCACGCGATGACGGAGCGCACGGCGGCCCTGGACCACGCGCTGATCGGCCGGCTGCGGGACGCGGTGCCGGTGCCGCTGGTCCTGCACGGCTCGTCGGGCGTCCCGGACGCGGAGATCCGCGCGGCGGTCACCTCCGGCATGACCAAGATCAACGTCGGCACGGCACTGAACACGGCGTTCACCGGCGCGGTACGGGCCTTCCTGGAGACCAACCCGCAGGCGGTGGACCCCCGGAAATACCTCGTCCCGGCTCGCGAGGCGATGACCGGGACGGTGGCGGGCTTCCTGGGGCTGCTGTGA
- a CDS encoding CBM35 domain-containing protein — MTAANNGASTPEDDDPFGYLYEDGRAAGATPPGQGRGYGYPGPAAQPGVPRTSYNQVRTVGERQYGQQVPQQYAYGQPQGQAQGQPTAQYAAPETYPGGATTRTVPQQGTGHGGGRGGGPNTKGLLIGAIAVVAVVVIGIGAALLTGGGEDKKAGGRPGGNGGATAGESVKPSEQPSASDKPAELPKQDAATLQLGAPAALAKDIKGAEGTDGAFVTGFNAVGASVTWKANVAEAKEYRLYVRYAIPAVDANATLTVNGKANSNPLGLKNFVKSTDPNWEKNWQTTWAPVNLKKGENEIKISCENGNQCNAILDWLQVSDGEL, encoded by the coding sequence ATGACGGCCGCGAACAACGGCGCGAGCACGCCCGAGGACGACGATCCGTTCGGCTACCTGTACGAGGACGGACGGGCAGCAGGCGCGACACCGCCCGGCCAGGGCCGCGGCTACGGCTACCCGGGTCCCGCCGCGCAGCCCGGCGTCCCCAGAACCTCGTACAACCAGGTCCGGACGGTCGGCGAGCGCCAGTACGGCCAGCAGGTCCCGCAGCAGTATGCGTACGGCCAGCCGCAGGGCCAGGCGCAGGGCCAGCCGACCGCGCAGTACGCGGCGCCCGAGACCTACCCCGGCGGCGCCACCACCCGCACGGTTCCGCAGCAGGGCACGGGCCACGGCGGCGGCCGCGGTGGCGGCCCCAACACCAAGGGCTTGCTGATCGGCGCGATCGCGGTCGTCGCGGTCGTCGTGATCGGCATCGGCGCGGCGCTCCTGACGGGCGGCGGTGAGGACAAGAAGGCGGGCGGCCGGCCGGGCGGGAACGGCGGCGCGACCGCGGGCGAGTCCGTGAAGCCCAGCGAGCAGCCGTCCGCGTCGGACAAGCCGGCGGAGCTGCCGAAGCAGGACGCGGCGACGCTGCAGCTCGGGGCGCCGGCGGCGCTGGCGAAGGACATCAAGGGCGCGGAAGGCACCGACGGCGCGTTTGTGACCGGCTTCAATGCGGTGGGTGCCTCGGTCACCTGGAAGGCGAACGTCGCCGAGGCCAAGGAGTACCGCCTGTACGTGCGGTACGCCATCCCGGCCGTGGACGCCAACGCCACCCTGACTGTGAACGGCAAGGCGAACAGCAACCCGCTGGGCCTGAAGAACTTCGTCAAGTCCACGGACCCGAACTGGGAGAAGAACTGGCAGACCACTTGGGCGCCGGTGAACCTCAAGAAGGGTGAGAACGAGATCAAGATCTCGTGCGAGAACGGCAATCAGTGCAATGCCATCCTCGACTGGCTCCAGGTCAGCGACGGGGAGCTCTGA